TCCTTCTTAGGTGTTTGCTGACGGAGTAAGGGAAAGACCATGAACTGATTCTCTGCTTTTTCAATTACCAGATTATCCCCGTCGGAGTTTGCCTTACACAACTTGAAGATTGTTCTGACCTCATAGTCCCGGTCGAGTACATCCAGCATACGGTTTGCCTCCTTGAACAGTTGCATGGCTTCCGAAGCCTTGTTACGTTCCTCTACCGGAAAGGAGGCCAGCCACATGGCACGGCAGGCATCGCAACCATGAATATTGGCGATAGCTGCATAGCGAGGTTGGAATCCCCAGGCATGGAAAAAGTAAATCCAATTGATGTAGGGGGTAACGGTATGTATTTTATAAGATAGAATAGTGCTCATAAGTTTGCCGATGACGAATTATATTTATCTGAATCTTAATTCTTGTCCACGATAAGTTTCGTCTATTTTTCCGTTATCGTATAACAGGTGACCGTTCACAAATGTTTTCTCCACTTTCCAGTTGAAGGTATGACCTTCCAGCGGACTCCATTGGCATTTGCTTACAATGCAATCCGTTGTTACTGTCCATTTGGAGTTGGGACGTACTAATACAAGGTCTGCCTGATAACCTTTATGGATAAATCCGCGATTATTTATTTCATACATTTGAGCAGGCGCATGAGACATCTTTTCTACTATTTTCTCGATAGAGAAGATACCTTTATCTACAAGTTCCAGCATACTGGCCAGAGAGAATTGGATCATTGGCATTCCGGACATCGCTTTCAAAGCGCCTCCCTCTTTTTCGCTTAGCAGATGCGGGGCATGATCGGTCGCAATGGCGTCGATCAGACCGCTGTTGACAGCTTCCTGCAAAGCCTTCCGGTCTTCGGCTGTTTTAATGGCAGGGTTACATTTGATGCGTGCGCCTAAAGTCTGATAATCATCTTCCGTGAAAAGTAAGTGAGAAACACAAGCTTCCGCCGTAATTCGCTTCGTTATCAAAGGAGCGTCGGAAAATAAATCCAGTTCTCTGGCTGTGGAAATATGCATGATGTGCAAGCGGGCATTTGCCTCACGTGCCAGTTGTACTGCCAGTTCGGAGGAACGGTAACAAGCTTCTTCCGAACGGATAACCGGATGAAGGGTCAAAGGCACATCGTCCCCGTATGCTTTTTTATATTTGTCTGTATTTTCTTTGATAATTCCCTGGTCCTCACAATGGGCGGCGATAAGTAAATCGGTTCCGCCGAATATATTGCGCAGGCTCGCCATGCGGTCTACCAGCATATTGCCTGTGCTTGATCCCATAAATAGTTTTACGCCACAAACACGGTGTTTGTCCAGTTGGGCAAACTGCGGGTAGTTATTGTTGGTTGCCCCGAAGTAACAGGAATAGTTGACGGCCGACTTCCCGGCCAATAAAGTAAGTTTCTCATCCAGAGCCTCTAACGTTGTCGTCTGCGGATTCGTATTCGGCATATCCATGATAGAGGTAACGCCTCCGGCGGCCGCAGCACGGCTTTCGGTAGTTATATCCGCTTTATGAGTCAGTCCCGGGTCACGAAAATGCACGTGTTCGTCAATTGCGCCCGGCAAAAGATAACATCCGGTTGCGTCTATGATTTCATCGCAAGGTGTAGTTGTTTTTTCTTCTCCGGTCAGTATTTCGGCAATCTTCTCGCCTTCGATAACAACCGAACCCAGAACTTTTCTTCCTTCGTTGACTATAACGGCATTTTGAATCAGTGTACGTTTCATTTCTTTTGGGGGAATTTGTGGAACCAACTATTTACTTTTAATTTAATCACTCCGAATACGGCCTCTCCGAAGATACTGCTGTTCATTTTCGAAGTACCCAACTCGCGATTGATGAAGATAACGGGAACTTCGATAATCTTGAAACCACATTTATAAGCGGTAAATTTCATTTCGATCTGGAAGGCATATCCCTTAAAACGAATGTGTTCTAGATCAATCGTTTCGAGTACCTGTCGGCGGTAACAAACAAATCCGGCAGTGGTATCGTGGATAGGAATACCTGTAATGAACTGCACGTATTTGGATGCGAAATAAGACATCAGTACTCTGCCCATAGGCCAATTGACTACATTCACTCCGCTGACGTAGCGGGAGCCGACAGCTACATCTCCTCCTGCTTCCGCACACGCCTGACACAGACGGGGCAAGTCATTCGGATTATGACTGAAATCAGCATCCATTTCAAAAATATATTCGTACGAATGTTCCAGTGCCCACTTGAATCCGGCGATATAGGCAGTGCCCAGCCCTAACTTTCCTTTGCGTTCAATCATAAAAAGACGTTCGGGAAATTCTTGTTGCAAAGTCTTGACGATGTTTGCCGTTCCGTCCGGCGAACCGTCCTCTATTACCAGAATATGGAATATCTTAGGAAGTCCGAAAACGGCACGGATGATATTTTCTATGTTCTCCCGTTCATTATAGGTAGGGATAATTACAATGCTATCCGATATTTGCATATAAATACTATAAATTTTAGAAACAAAAGTAGTTCTTTTCCTTTAGTTACGAACGGACTAAGGATAATTTAACGTGGAAGTATATGGTAAGTTTAGCTTTTTAGTACTAGTATTTAGATGTTTTTGCCCTTAAGGACTAAGTTCTTTTATGCAAGATTCTATTTGTCTGACAATAGTTGAGTTTGCGTTTGACAGTTGTTGAACTTTCGTTTGACAGCTGTTAGACGAAAACTCAACAGCTGTCAAACGAATAAAGGATAGTATATTGAGAAGTAAACGAATGGGGAAATAGAATTAAATTCAAGCGGTACTGCCTTTAATTTCTAACGGTAATGTACAAGGTGCTCGCGTTATTTTTGTACTTTTGCGGGGAAATTTTTATAGGTATGACGATAACTGAGTTGCAACAACTATATGCTGCCCATCCTAACATGGCAATGATGAAGCGTTTGTTGAAGGATACTTCTGTTCAAACTATTTTTTGTGGAGGATTATATGCGTCTGCTGCTTCGCTTTTTTCTTCTATATTGGTGCAGGAGGGAGGTTGTCCTTTTGTCTTTATTCTGGGCGATCTGGAGGAAGCGGGGTATTTTTATCACGACTTGACGCAAGTGTTGGGGACAGAAACTGTACTTTTCTTTCCTTCTTCGTTCCGCCGTTCCATTAAGTACGGGCAAAAAGATGCGGCAAATGAGATTCTCCGCACGGAAGTATTGAGCCGTTTGCAGAAAGGGGAGAAGGGCTTGTGCATCGTCACCTATCCGGATGCATTGGCGGAGAAAGTCGTATCCCGTAAAGAATTGAGCGATAAGACTCTGAAACTGAATGTCGGCGAGAAGGTAGACACGACCTTTATCACGGATGTGTTGCATAGTTATGGTTTCGAATATGTGGATTATGTATATGAGCCGGGGCAGTATGCCGTTCGTGGTAGCATCATCGACGTCTTTTCTTTTGCTTCGGAATATCCTTACCGCATTGACTTTTTTGGAGACGAAGTAGAGAGTATCCGTACCTTTGAGGTTGAATCCCAGCTATCTCGGGAGAAGAAAGAAGGAGTGTCTATCGTGCCCGATTTGGCTGTGACGGGAGATGTTACTACCTCGTTTTTGGATTTCATACCGAAAGAGACTACCTTGGCAATGCGTGACTTCCTTTGGTTGCGTGAACGGATTCAGGTCGTGCACGATGAGGCGTTGACACCGCAGGCGATAGCCGTACAGGAAGTCGAAGAAAATGGCGGTATTACGTTGGAAGGCAAACTGATAGACGGCAGTGAATTTACCGTGCGTGCACTTGATTTCCGCCGGCTGGAGTTTGGTAACAAGCCGACCGGTACTCCGAATGCCAGCGTCACTTTTGATACTTCCGCACAGCCTATCTTTCATAAAAACTTCGACTTGGTAGCCGGCTCTTTCAAGGAGTATTTGGAAAAAGGATATACCCTTTATATTTGTAGTGACAGCATGAAGCAGACGGATCGTATCCGGGCAATCTTCGAAGACCGAGGGGATAAGATCAAATTTACTCCTGTAGAACGTACTGTGCATGAAGGTTTTGTTGATAACACATTGCGTCTCTGTTTCTTTACAGATCACCAGTTGTTCGACCGTTTCCATAAATATAATCTGAAAAGCGATAAGGCTCGTTCAGGTAAAGTGGCCCTGTCCTTGAAAGAACTGAATCAGTTTACTCCGGGTGATTATGTGGTGCATACGGACCACGGTATCGGACGTTTTTCCGGATTGGTGCGTATTCCGAATGGAGATACTACGCAAGAAGTTCTGAAACTGGTTTTTCAAAATGAGGATGTGGTGTTTGTCTCGATTCATTCTTTGCATAAGGTCTCTAAATATAAAGGTAAGGAGGGCGAAGCTCCCCGCCTTAATAAGTTGGGAACGGGGGCATGGGAGAAACTGAAAGAGCGTACAAAAACCAAAATCAAGGATATTGCCCGCGATTTGATTAAGTTGTATTCGCAACGTCGTCAGGAGAAAGGCTTTTCTTATAGTCCCGACAGTTTCTTGCAGCGTGAGTTGGAAGCGTCTTTTATTTATGAAGATACACCCGATCAGAGCAAAGCTACTGTCGATGTGAAGACCGATATGGAGAGTGACCGCCCAATGGACCGTCTCGTCTGTGGGGATGTAGGCTTTGGAAAAACGGAAGTGGCTATCCGGGCAGCTTTTAAGGCGGTGGCGGACAATAAGCAGGTTGCAGTTCTGGTGCCGACCACGGTGCTTGCTTATCAGCATTTCCAGACCTTCCGCGAACGTTTGAAGGGATTGCCTTGCCGGGTGGAATATCTGAGCCGTGCACGTACGGCCGCACAGGCAAAAGCGGTGCTGAAAGAATTGAAGGAAGGTGATGTCGGTATACTTATCGGTACTCATCGTATTTTGGGAAAAGATGTCCGGTTCAAGGATTTAGGATTACTGATTGTTGATGAGGAACAGAAATTCGGTGTTTCCGTCAAGGAGAAGTTACGTCAGTTGAAGGTAAATGTCGATACATTGACTATGACTGCCACGCCCATTCCCCGGACGCTGCAATTCTCATTAATGGGTGCGCGAGACCTGAGTGTGATCTCTACACCGCCGCCTAACCGTTATCCGATTCAGACCGAAGTGCATACCTTTAATGAAGAAGTGATAACGGACGCTATCAACTTTGAAATGAGTCGTAACGGACAGGTGTTTTTTGTCAACAACCGGATAGCAAACCTGCCCGAATTAAAAGCGATGATTGAACGCCATATCCCTGACTGTCGTGTGGCAATTGGACACGGGCAGATGGAACCTGCCGAACTGGAGAAAATCATTTTTGATTTTGTCAACTATGACTATGACGTACTCCTTGCAACTACTATTATTGAAAGTGGCATTGATATTCCGAATGCCAATACGATCATCATCAATCAGGCGCAGAATTTTGGTTTGAGTGACCTTCATCAGATGCGTGGCCGTGTAGGGCGCAGCAATAAGAAAGCGTTCTGTTATTTGTTGGCTCCTCCGTTGAGTAGCCTGACAGCAGAGGGACGCCGTCGGTTACAAGCAATTGAGAATTTTAGTGATTTGGGCAGTGGTATCCATATCGCCATGCAGGATTTGGATATTCGCGGTGCCGGTAACTTGCTTGGAGCCGAGCAAAGCGGATTTATCGCCGACCTGGGATATGAAACGTATCAAAAGATTCTTTCCGAAGCTGTTCACGAATTGAAGAATGATGAATTTGCAGATTTGTATGCGGATGAAATCAAAGGTGAAGGGCAGATTAGCGGTGAAGGTTTTGTGGATGAATGTCAGGTGGAAAGTGACCTTGAACTGTTATTGCCTGCTAATTACGTGACGGGCAGTAGCGAACGTATGTTGCTTTATCGTGAATTGGACGGTTTGATGCTGGATAAAGACGTAGAGGCATTCCGTTCCCGTCTGGAGGACCGTTTCGGACCTGTTCCGCCGGAAACGGAAGAATTGCTTCGTATTGTTCCTCTCCGCCGTCTGGCAGCACGCTTGGGAGCGGAGAAGATCTTCCTGAAAGGTGGTCGGATGACGTTGTTCTTTGTCTCCAACCCGGATAGTCCGTTCTATCAAAGTCAGGCTTTCGGTAAAGTGATAGATTATATGATGAAATATACCCGCCGTTGTGACCTGCGTGAACAGAACGGCAAGCGAAGTATGCTGATAAAAGATGTGACTAATGTGGAAACTGCGGTGAGTGTGTTGCAAGAAGTTGTGGCGTTGCCGGTGAAAGAATGATATATTGTTAATGAGGAACTCTTTTAATCGTTTTTGTTTATA
The nucleotide sequence above comes from Bacteroides caccae. Encoded proteins:
- a CDS encoding dihydroorotase, yielding MKRTLIQNAVIVNEGRKVLGSVVIEGEKIAEILTGEEKTTTPCDEIIDATGCYLLPGAIDEHVHFRDPGLTHKADITTESRAAAAGGVTSIMDMPNTNPQTTTLEALDEKLTLLAGKSAVNYSCYFGATNNNYPQFAQLDKHRVCGVKLFMGSSTGNMLVDRMASLRNIFGGTDLLIAAHCEDQGIIKENTDKYKKAYGDDVPLTLHPVIRSEEACYRSSELAVQLAREANARLHIMHISTARELDLFSDAPLITKRITAEACVSHLLFTEDDYQTLGARIKCNPAIKTAEDRKALQEAVNSGLIDAIATDHAPHLLSEKEGGALKAMSGMPMIQFSLASMLELVDKGIFSIEKIVEKMSHAPAQMYEINNRGFIHKGYQADLVLVRPNSKWTVTTDCIVSKCQWSPLEGHTFNWKVEKTFVNGHLLYDNGKIDETYRGQELRFR
- a CDS encoding polyprenol monophosphomannose synthase, with product MQISDSIVIIPTYNERENIENIIRAVFGLPKIFHILVIEDGSPDGTANIVKTLQQEFPERLFMIERKGKLGLGTAYIAGFKWALEHSYEYIFEMDADFSHNPNDLPRLCQACAEAGGDVAVGSRYVSGVNVVNWPMGRVLMSYFASKYVQFITGIPIHDTTAGFVCYRRQVLETIDLEHIRFKGYAFQIEMKFTAYKCGFKIIEVPVIFINRELGTSKMNSSIFGEAVFGVIKLKVNSWFHKFPQKK
- the mfd gene encoding transcription-repair coupling factor — translated: MTITELQQLYAAHPNMAMMKRLLKDTSVQTIFCGGLYASAASLFSSILVQEGGCPFVFILGDLEEAGYFYHDLTQVLGTETVLFFPSSFRRSIKYGQKDAANEILRTEVLSRLQKGEKGLCIVTYPDALAEKVVSRKELSDKTLKLNVGEKVDTTFITDVLHSYGFEYVDYVYEPGQYAVRGSIIDVFSFASEYPYRIDFFGDEVESIRTFEVESQLSREKKEGVSIVPDLAVTGDVTTSFLDFIPKETTLAMRDFLWLRERIQVVHDEALTPQAIAVQEVEENGGITLEGKLIDGSEFTVRALDFRRLEFGNKPTGTPNASVTFDTSAQPIFHKNFDLVAGSFKEYLEKGYTLYICSDSMKQTDRIRAIFEDRGDKIKFTPVERTVHEGFVDNTLRLCFFTDHQLFDRFHKYNLKSDKARSGKVALSLKELNQFTPGDYVVHTDHGIGRFSGLVRIPNGDTTQEVLKLVFQNEDVVFVSIHSLHKVSKYKGKEGEAPRLNKLGTGAWEKLKERTKTKIKDIARDLIKLYSQRRQEKGFSYSPDSFLQRELEASFIYEDTPDQSKATVDVKTDMESDRPMDRLVCGDVGFGKTEVAIRAAFKAVADNKQVAVLVPTTVLAYQHFQTFRERLKGLPCRVEYLSRARTAAQAKAVLKELKEGDVGILIGTHRILGKDVRFKDLGLLIVDEEQKFGVSVKEKLRQLKVNVDTLTMTATPIPRTLQFSLMGARDLSVISTPPPNRYPIQTEVHTFNEEVITDAINFEMSRNGQVFFVNNRIANLPELKAMIERHIPDCRVAIGHGQMEPAELEKIIFDFVNYDYDVLLATTIIESGIDIPNANTIIINQAQNFGLSDLHQMRGRVGRSNKKAFCYLLAPPLSSLTAEGRRRLQAIENFSDLGSGIHIAMQDLDIRGAGNLLGAEQSGFIADLGYETYQKILSEAVHELKNDEFADLYADEIKGEGQISGEGFVDECQVESDLELLLPANYVTGSSERMLLYRELDGLMLDKDVEAFRSRLEDRFGPVPPETEELLRIVPLRRLAARLGAEKIFLKGGRMTLFFVSNPDSPFYQSQAFGKVIDYMMKYTRRCDLREQNGKRSMLIKDVTNVETAVSVLQEVVALPVKE